One genomic region from Stackebrandtia nassauensis DSM 44728 encodes:
- a CDS encoding molybdopterin-dependent oxidoreductase has protein sequence MDGVTITTRRAAIAGIAAAATALGLGEIVAAFITPLSAPLSAVGDAVIAISPEGLDRWAKETFGTADKPLLLGGTLVLLGVFAAGIGILARRRLAYGMAGIVVFTAIGVLSAVTRPTAEALAALPSVMGGAGAAVLLYLLLELPAGQEPAAEDPRMFGRRRFMVTAGAAVAAAGVGGFAARTLGQGSMVEQARGEIKLPAPADPAPGLPASTKLKVKGITPWHTPNGDFYRIDTALTVPKLDPAQYRLRVYGRVERELDLSYQDILDMPLIERDITISCVSNEVGGPLVGNARWLGVRLSDILDKVKPHKGADQLVGRSSDGFTAGAPTELCRDGRDAMLAVGMNGEPLPVDHGFPVRMIVPGLYGYVSATKWLTELQLTSFDDFDAYWIPRGWSTPSPIKTTSRIDTPSSSAKAGTVTVAGVAWAQHRGIEAVEVRVDNEDWREAELAAEASTDVWRQWKWTWKDAEPGTHTLTVRAVDGDGETQTEKVAPVAPDGATGLHSVKVTVE, from the coding sequence ATGGATGGCGTGACCATCACAACGCGCCGGGCGGCCATTGCCGGGATCGCCGCCGCCGCAACGGCTTTGGGACTCGGGGAAATTGTCGCCGCCTTCATCACGCCACTGTCGGCGCCGCTGTCGGCCGTCGGTGACGCCGTCATCGCGATCTCGCCGGAAGGGCTGGACCGCTGGGCGAAGGAGACTTTCGGCACCGCCGACAAACCGCTGCTGCTGGGCGGGACGCTGGTGCTTTTGGGGGTGTTCGCCGCCGGGATCGGGATTCTGGCCCGGCGTCGGCTCGCCTACGGCATGGCCGGGATCGTGGTGTTCACCGCGATCGGCGTGCTGTCGGCGGTCACCCGTCCGACCGCCGAGGCGCTGGCGGCGCTGCCGTCGGTGATGGGCGGGGCGGGAGCCGCGGTGCTGCTGTACCTGCTGCTGGAGTTGCCCGCCGGTCAGGAACCGGCGGCCGAGGATCCCCGGATGTTCGGGCGGCGGCGGTTCATGGTGACCGCCGGTGCCGCCGTCGCGGCGGCGGGGGTGGGCGGCTTCGCGGCCCGGACGCTGGGCCAGGGTTCGATGGTCGAGCAGGCGCGCGGCGAGATCAAACTGCCCGCACCGGCCGACCCGGCTCCGGGGCTGCCGGCGTCGACGAAGCTGAAGGTCAAGGGGATCACGCCGTGGCACACCCCCAACGGCGACTTCTACCGCATCGACACGGCGCTGACGGTGCCCAAACTGGACCCGGCGCAGTACCGGCTGCGGGTGTACGGCCGGGTGGAACGGGAACTGGACCTCAGTTACCAGGACATCCTCGACATGCCGCTCATCGAGCGCGACATCACCATCAGCTGTGTCTCCAATGAGGTCGGTGGCCCGTTGGTGGGCAACGCCCGCTGGCTGGGGGTGCGGCTGTCCGACATCCTGGACAAGGTCAAACCCCACAAGGGCGCCGACCAGTTGGTGGGCCGGTCGAGTGACGGCTTCACCGCCGGAGCGCCGACGGAGTTGTGCCGCGACGGCCGGGACGCGATGCTGGCGGTGGGCATGAACGGTGAGCCGCTGCCGGTGGACCACGGTTTCCCGGTGCGGATGATCGTCCCGGGCCTGTACGGGTACGTGTCGGCCACGAAGTGGCTGACGGAGTTGCAGCTGACCAGCTTCGACGACTTCGACGCGTACTGGATTCCGCGCGGCTGGTCCACCCCCTCCCCCATCAAGACGACCTCCCGTATCGACACGCCAAGTTCGAGTGCCAAGGCGGGCACGGTGACGGTGGCCGGGGTCGCGTGGGCGCAGCACCGGGGCATCGAAGCGGTGGAGGTTCGGGTGGACAATGAGGACTGGCGCGAGGCCGAGCTGGCCGCCGAGGCGTCCACGGACGTGTGGCGGCAGTGGAAGTGGACCTGGAAGGACGCCGAACCCGGAACGCACACCCTGACGGTGCGCGCCGTCGACGGCGACGGCGAGACCCAGACCGAGAAGGTGGCGCCGGTGGCGCCCGACGGGGCGACCGGCCTGCACTCGGTGAAGGTCACCGTCGAGTAG